One region of Roseiconus lacunae genomic DNA includes:
- a CDS encoding response regulator, whose amino-acid sequence MCRVLVVDDSATQMTLMTSILRGREFDVDTASDGAEAIGRVAKRAPDLIVTDMQMPEVNGVELIRRMRSEAPMVPSILVTAFGTEGLAAEALGVGACNYISKDHLGVLLPDTVHRMCQLLQANRESLYLKAALSRRTFEFVLDSSIERLTPCVCLLTRMLAAMNVLHTVDRLRIAEAIHYTLLHCIVHGNCGEPLCEKPYSIADAMELVSARRREAGEASGDRCVTLRVSVKSSEVEFLIGFDGDGPSIRQSPMPGTPQSFADERGRGMLLLTSVMDQLFIDPVTLDLRLTKYLD is encoded by the coding sequence ATGTGCCGTGTCTTAGTCGTTGATGATAGTGCCACCCAAATGACGTTGATGACGTCAATCTTGCGCGGCCGAGAGTTTGATGTCGATACCGCGTCCGACGGTGCCGAAGCGATCGGGCGTGTCGCCAAGCGGGCGCCGGACCTCATCGTCACAGACATGCAAATGCCGGAAGTCAACGGCGTTGAATTGATTCGCAGAATGCGTTCCGAAGCGCCGATGGTTCCTTCGATCTTGGTGACCGCGTTCGGTACCGAAGGACTGGCCGCCGAAGCGCTCGGCGTCGGCGCTTGCAACTATATCTCGAAAGATCATTTGGGCGTTTTGCTTCCCGACACCGTCCATCGCATGTGTCAGCTTTTACAAGCGAACCGAGAGTCGCTCTATTTAAAAGCGGCCCTCTCACGACGCACGTTCGAATTTGTTCTCGATAGCTCGATCGAACGCTTGACGCCTTGCGTTTGTTTGTTGACGCGGATGCTTGCCGCGATGAATGTCTTGCACACGGTGGATCGATTGCGAATTGCCGAGGCGATTCACTACACGCTGCTGCACTGCATCGTTCACGGGAACTGTGGCGAGCCTCTCTGCGAGAAACCCTACTCGATCGCGGACGCCATGGAATTGGTCTCCGCGCGTCGCCGGGAGGCAGGCGAAGCGTCCGGCGACCGCTGCGTGACCCTTCGCGTTTCGGTCAAATCCAGCGAGGTCGAATTTCTAATCGGTTTTGACGGCGATGGGCCTTCGATCCGGCAGTCCCCGATGCCGGGAACACCGCAAAGTTTCGCCGACGAACGCGGACGTGGGATGCTGTTGCTAACCAGCGTGATGGACCAATTATTCATCGATCCGGTGACGCTGGACCTGCGTCTGACGAAGTACCTCGATTAA
- a CDS encoding AMP-binding protein: MDTKTLPECVRRMAESQGDRLAITFLTELSLAQQQPPDEVTYAELYERSLSVAAALRELTPQPESQSDAPVQPRAALLFPPGIDSVIAFLGTQLAGWIPVPSSFPRPHREIPRLNASAKDCQPSVLLSDQSSLETLAIDKLDESLRKVPHLAIDQLVVPVGRSQTAEVVSPHATSGDAIALLQYTSGSTSAARGVVLKHRHVMSNLESIRRGFGLRFASDQPEADGSSAYEVGVFWLPFYHDMGLIGGILAPLYSGVHAVLMSPRSFLSRPIRWLQAISDYRATISGAPNFAYQLAVDRIPSGKANAIDLSCLRLAFCGAEPIQSRTLDDFAKQFAANGFRSSAFYPCYGLAEATLLVTGSQLDQAPTVLSLRRSDFQQNHIEPLTADQAVRISRRDRVELVSCGQSVWNTDLVIVDPDTSTRLPDRTVGEIWVRGGSIAEGYWSGGHGRFDATTADGQSGFCRSGDLGFLHDGNLYVTGRRKEMIVLRGRNLYPQDIEATVRQTLEQVFAGSDNVNASDLAMCRAAAFAVSGHRGEVLAIVAEVPRQVDQDHALADLSRQIRHHVIDVHDTDPHHIWLTRPATINVTTSGKTRRVDCRQAFLSGDILTRYRFDRSASGEQTPIAFPELPRNPRPNDQPELQQRIETWMAEWLVARAGIDPSEFTRQRPLSEFGLDSLSAVELSGETEDWTGVALSPDVATDNPSVASLSRFISEQYVANRGI, encoded by the coding sequence ATGGACACGAAGACGCTACCGGAGTGCGTGCGCAGGATGGCCGAAAGCCAGGGGGATCGATTGGCGATCACGTTCTTGACCGAACTGTCGCTTGCCCAGCAGCAGCCGCCCGACGAAGTCACCTACGCGGAGCTTTATGAGCGTTCGCTGTCTGTCGCCGCAGCCCTCCGGGAACTCACACCGCAACCAGAAAGCCAATCGGACGCCCCCGTTCAGCCCCGAGCCGCGTTGCTTTTTCCTCCCGGCATCGACAGTGTGATCGCATTCTTGGGAACCCAGCTCGCCGGCTGGATTCCCGTCCCCAGTTCGTTTCCTCGGCCGCATCGCGAAATCCCGCGACTGAATGCGTCGGCCAAAGATTGCCAACCGTCGGTGCTGCTGTCCGATCAATCCAGCCTCGAAACGCTCGCCATCGACAAGCTTGACGAAAGCCTTCGCAAAGTTCCGCACCTCGCGATCGACCAACTTGTTGTTCCGGTAGGACGTTCGCAGACAGCCGAGGTCGTTTCGCCACATGCGACCTCCGGTGACGCGATCGCGTTGTTGCAGTACACCAGTGGCAGCACCAGCGCCGCCCGAGGCGTGGTGCTCAAGCATCGGCACGTGATGTCAAATCTTGAATCGATCCGGCGTGGCTTCGGTTTGCGATTCGCATCCGACCAACCCGAGGCGGATGGTAGCTCAGCTTACGAAGTCGGCGTGTTCTGGTTGCCGTTTTACCACGACATGGGATTGATCGGCGGCATCCTCGCCCCGCTCTACTCCGGCGTTCATGCCGTGCTGATGAGTCCGCGTAGCTTTCTTTCTCGACCGATCCGCTGGCTGCAAGCGATCAGCGATTATAGGGCGACGATTTCCGGGGCCCCTAATTTCGCCTATCAACTTGCGGTCGATCGAATTCCATCCGGCAAGGCAAACGCGATCGACTTGAGTTGTCTTCGGCTGGCGTTTTGTGGTGCCGAGCCGATTCAGTCGCGGACCCTGGATGACTTTGCCAAGCAGTTCGCCGCGAACGGATTTCGATCGTCGGCATTTTATCCATGTTACGGCTTGGCGGAGGCGACGCTGTTGGTCACCGGATCGCAGCTCGACCAAGCCCCGACGGTCCTCTCGCTACGACGTTCTGATTTTCAGCAAAACCACATCGAACCATTGACCGCAGACCAAGCGGTCCGGATCAGTCGCCGCGACCGCGTCGAGTTGGTCAGTTGTGGCCAATCAGTTTGGAATACTGATCTAGTGATCGTTGACCCCGATACCTCGACGCGGTTACCGGACCGAACGGTAGGTGAGATCTGGGTTCGGGGAGGTAGCATCGCCGAAGGATACTGGAGCGGTGGACACGGCCGGTTTGACGCAACGACGGCCGACGGCCAGTCCGGTTTCTGCCGTTCCGGTGACCTTGGGTTTCTCCACGACGGTAACCTTTATGTCACCGGACGACGCAAGGAAATGATCGTCCTGCGCGGACGGAACCTCTATCCACAAGACATCGAAGCGACGGTTCGGCAAACACTCGAACAGGTCTTTGCGGGATCGGACAACGTCAACGCTTCTGACTTGGCGATGTGTCGGGCGGCGGCATTTGCGGTTAGCGGTCATCGAGGCGAAGTCCTTGCGATCGTCGCGGAAGTCCCGCGGCAGGTTGACCAAGATCACGCGCTTGCGGATCTTTCACGGCAGATTCGGCATCACGTGATTGATGTTCACGACACCGACCCGCATCACATTTGGCTCACGCGACCGGCGACGATTAATGTCACGACGAGCGGCAAAACTCGACGCGTCGATTGTCGGCAAGCGTTCCTATCGGGTGACATTCTAACGCGCTATCGTTTTGATCGTTCCGCTTCCGGCGAACAAACCCCGATCGCGTTTCCCGAGTTACCGCGAAACCCTCGACCGAACGATCAGCCCGAGTTGCAACAAAGAATCGAAACCTGGATGGCGGAGTGGTTGGTCGCCCGTGCCGGCATCGACCCAAGCGAATTCACTCGCCAGCGTCCGCTTAGCGAGTTCGGCCTGGACAGTCTTTCCGCCGTTGAACTCAGTGGAGAAACAGAGGACTGGACCGGCGTCGCGCTCTCTCCGGATGTCGCGACCGATAATCCGTCCGTCGCCTCGCTCAGTCGTTTTATCTCCGAACAATATGTTGCCAATCGAGGCATCTGA
- a CDS encoding serine/threonine-protein kinase, whose protein sequence is MTDPAQKNDADDETEFSVRDWRLEATAPCFYSEEETGDTVTSIRAKSLHDLAFAVALRDSRLITESQLAFVTRNWTAFGPVKLVEHLKQLSLLSEDQASEIEKLSVRFLNEADQEASSQNAKNYQDLNTRLIAALNPDGRLASILGLGGSSFIAFEQIEDRSVGSRYTLLRKIGQGGLGTVWLARDENLNRYVALKELTNGARAGDIALEHFRREAEITGRLEHPGIVPIHQFGHDEKSGKAFYVMRFLGRRTMSDAIDEFHERRQTGAEHKMLLHRLLSSFVSVCHSVGHAHSQKVIHRDLKPTNVALDEFGQVTLLDWGLSKVNDKTGLYEVAGRSEPGDLHDSSSASTGRVIGTPLYMAPEQAAGRLDEVDVSTDVYGLGGILYTILTGVGPHHATPEVTGSSIGREHFLARIVSNDVVAPKHRNSTVPAELDAICMKALSRARYQRYRSATELAEEVQRFMAGAPVHAYQAPIKSRVSHWMMRHPTLTQVLLLAVSLVIISLGAFVLTERGARVRLSASRLSSAIETTGDLEAKLESEARALERDLHFITDLPLMSAITVSQNANRHEGIETTNASDDQVEVLASSSPRPSDMPAFDHTIQTPEQWLDRQGELFDGFLNANPAYLAMVCYKQENENQLRELVRSERFSVGQQPRRFPTRLLKTTDSDSASPETRLLAQLRPGAALLGTNDQFSDDLSTNHHSPLVVSGIAAIYDPMGEFFGMNVIELDLGERLRELIPAIAPEYVNVIFADRSGDILLEYRSGRFLEVAENQTVRSRFPELTDPLNTVGSVSDADYRRSLFAKEIDLGQPYSHARFGVIAYVSQDD, encoded by the coding sequence ATGACCGATCCCGCCCAAAAAAACGATGCGGATGACGAAACGGAATTCTCGGTTCGTGATTGGCGGTTGGAAGCGACGGCTCCTTGCTTTTATTCCGAAGAAGAGACCGGCGATACGGTGACATCGATTCGCGCTAAGTCACTACACGACTTGGCGTTTGCGGTTGCACTTCGCGACAGCCGTCTGATCACCGAATCCCAGCTCGCCTTTGTGACAAGAAACTGGACGGCGTTCGGTCCCGTCAAATTGGTCGAGCACCTGAAACAGTTGTCACTTTTGAGCGAAGACCAAGCAAGCGAGATCGAGAAACTGTCGGTTCGCTTTTTGAATGAAGCCGATCAAGAGGCGTCTTCGCAAAACGCAAAGAATTACCAGGACCTCAACACGCGACTGATCGCGGCACTGAACCCTGACGGACGGCTGGCTTCAATTTTGGGATTGGGCGGATCTTCATTTATCGCCTTCGAACAAATCGAAGACCGTAGCGTCGGCTCGCGATACACGCTTCTACGGAAAATCGGACAAGGCGGTCTCGGCACGGTTTGGCTTGCTCGCGACGAGAATCTTAATCGCTACGTCGCCTTGAAAGAACTTACCAATGGTGCCAGGGCAGGAGACATCGCCCTGGAGCATTTTCGTCGGGAAGCCGAAATCACCGGGCGGCTGGAACATCCCGGAATTGTTCCGATCCATCAGTTCGGCCACGATGAAAAGTCCGGAAAGGCGTTCTATGTGATGCGTTTTCTGGGACGCCGCACGATGAGCGACGCGATCGACGAATTCCATGAGCGGAGGCAGACCGGGGCCGAACATAAAATGCTGTTGCACCGATTACTCAGTTCGTTCGTCAGCGTCTGTCACTCGGTCGGCCATGCACATTCCCAGAAAGTGATCCACCGGGATTTAAAACCAACCAACGTTGCGTTGGACGAATTCGGACAAGTCACGCTGCTCGATTGGGGCCTTTCAAAAGTCAACGACAAGACCGGGCTTTATGAAGTCGCTGGGCGGAGCGAGCCTGGCGATTTGCATGACTCAAGTTCCGCGTCGACCGGACGAGTGATCGGGACCCCACTTTACATGGCACCGGAACAAGCGGCCGGGCGTTTGGACGAAGTTGACGTGAGCACGGACGTCTATGGTCTCGGCGGAATTCTCTACACGATTTTGACCGGCGTCGGCCCGCACCACGCGACACCAGAAGTAACCGGATCAAGCATCGGACGTGAGCACTTCCTCGCACGGATCGTGTCGAACGATGTCGTCGCCCCCAAACATCGCAATTCCACAGTTCCGGCAGAGCTGGATGCGATTTGCATGAAAGCACTTTCCAGGGCCAGGTATCAGCGGTATCGGTCGGCGACGGAGCTTGCCGAGGAGGTCCAACGCTTCATGGCCGGGGCGCCCGTGCATGCCTATCAAGCACCGATAAAAAGTCGCGTGTCGCATTGGATGATGCGTCACCCGACGCTCACACAAGTTCTTCTACTGGCCGTATCGCTAGTCATCATCAGCCTCGGTGCCTTCGTCCTGACCGAACGAGGAGCCCGCGTGCGATTGTCCGCGTCGCGACTCTCATCTGCGATCGAAACCACCGGTGACCTGGAGGCCAAATTGGAATCCGAAGCCCGCGCGCTGGAGCGTGACTTGCACTTCATCACCGATTTACCACTGATGTCCGCGATCACGGTGTCGCAAAACGCGAACCGTCATGAAGGTATCGAGACGACAAACGCTTCCGACGATCAAGTCGAGGTTTTGGCTTCATCGTCGCCGCGTCCAAGCGACATGCCTGCGTTTGATCATACGATCCAAACACCGGAACAATGGCTGGACCGACAAGGTGAGTTGTTCGATGGCTTTCTAAACGCGAACCCAGCCTATCTTGCGATGGTTTGTTACAAGCAGGAAAACGAAAACCAGCTACGCGAACTCGTTCGGTCCGAACGGTTTTCGGTAGGCCAGCAACCGCGTCGCTTTCCGACTCGGCTATTGAAAACGACCGACTCTGATTCAGCCTCGCCGGAAACCCGCCTACTCGCTCAGCTACGTCCCGGCGCGGCGCTACTGGGAACGAACGATCAATTTTCCGATGACTTGTCGACCAACCATCATTCCCCCTTGGTCGTCAGCGGAATCGCAGCGATTTATGATCCGATGGGCGAATTTTTTGGGATGAATGTGATCGAACTTGATCTGGGCGAACGACTTCGCGAACTGATCCCGGCGATCGCACCGGAGTATGTGAACGTGATCTTTGCCGACAGATCGGGAGATATTTTGCTGGAATACCGCTCGGGACGTTTTCTTGAAGTCGCCGAAAACCAAACGGTTCGATCTCGTTTTCCCGAACTCACCGATCCGTTGAATACAGTCGGCTCGGTATCCGATGCGGACTACCGACGCAGTCTCTTCGCAAAGGAAATCGATTTGGGACAACCGTATAGCCACGCTCGTTTTGGAGTCATCGCTTACGTCTCGCAAGACGACTAG
- a CDS encoding BNR-4 repeat-containing protein has protein sequence MTHRPSVLQPRFLQVCQRSRCALAFSALLISSCVSSVASAEEPTRRIDGYKGIWFTLGQYYGKGTDGKPYSARQRKPTFPYGDKYSGGLGTYTAKHVPLAIYSEAAEKTFFVYGGTPAADKRYLLCMISYYDHKTGQVPKPVVVHDKNGVDDPHDNPSIAIDDEGYLWVFVSGRARARPGFKYRSKTPYSIDGFELVSEEELTYPQPHYISGQGFVHLFTKYTGVRELYWETSPDGAEWTADQKLAGIREPGDSRGGHYQTSARRGNRIGTFFNRHPAGNVDRRTDLYYVETSDGGKTWTTVDGTVLKTPLTEVENPARVADYASQKQNVYLKDMDFDADGNPVLLYVTSAGHEPGPPNDPRQFCVVRHDGQKWITSEICKTDHNYDMGSLAIDQEVWTARVPALAGPQPYHGGGEVVMYESRDKGESWKLIRQVTSDSPRNHNYVRQPISPMEPFVAFWADGDPTKLGESHLYFCDSTGENVWRLPYEMKGDFAKPQWMGKP, from the coding sequence ATGACCCACCGCCCCTCGGTACTGCAACCCCGCTTCTTGCAGGTGTGCCAGCGATCACGCTGTGCCCTCGCGTTCTCCGCTCTTTTAATTTCATCATGCGTTTCTTCCGTCGCCTCGGCCGAAGAACCGACGCGACGGATCGATGGATACAAGGGCATCTGGTTCACTCTCGGCCAATACTACGGCAAAGGCACCGACGGAAAGCCGTATAGCGCCCGGCAACGCAAGCCAACGTTTCCCTACGGCGACAAGTACTCCGGCGGCCTTGGGACCTACACCGCAAAACATGTCCCGCTCGCGATCTACAGCGAAGCGGCCGAGAAAACGTTCTTTGTCTATGGCGGCACACCGGCGGCCGACAAACGTTACCTGCTTTGCATGATTTCGTACTACGACCACAAAACCGGCCAAGTACCTAAGCCGGTGGTGGTTCATGACAAGAACGGCGTCGATGATCCGCACGACAACCCCAGCATCGCGATCGATGACGAAGGCTATCTGTGGGTGTTCGTCAGTGGACGCGCGCGTGCCCGCCCTGGTTTCAAATACCGCAGCAAGACGCCGTACAGCATCGACGGGTTTGAGTTGGTTTCTGAAGAGGAGCTAACATATCCGCAACCGCACTACATTTCCGGCCAAGGCTTCGTGCACTTGTTTACAAAGTACACGGGCGTCCGCGAACTGTATTGGGAAACCAGCCCGGACGGAGCCGAATGGACCGCCGATCAAAAGCTCGCCGGAATTCGTGAGCCAGGCGATTCACGCGGTGGGCATTATCAAACGAGCGCCCGCCGAGGCAATCGGATCGGAACGTTTTTCAATCGGCACCCCGCCGGCAATGTCGATCGCCGGACGGACCTTTATTACGTCGAAACAAGCGACGGCGGAAAAACCTGGACCACCGTTGACGGGACCGTTTTGAAGACACCGCTAACCGAAGTCGAAAACCCGGCACGTGTCGCCGATTACGCGTCACAAAAACAAAACGTGTATCTCAAAGACATGGACTTTGATGCCGACGGAAACCCGGTCTTGCTGTATGTGACGAGCGCGGGTCACGAGCCCGGACCGCCGAACGATCCACGTCAGTTTTGCGTCGTGCGACATGACGGTCAGAAGTGGATCACGAGCGAGATCTGCAAAACCGACCATAACTACGACATGGGCAGTTTGGCCATCGACCAGGAAGTCTGGACCGCACGCGTCCCCGCCCTTGCCGGCCCGCAACCGTACCACGGTGGCGGCGAAGTCGTGATGTATGAAAGTCGCGACAAAGGCGAGTCATGGAAACTGATTCGTCAGGTGACCAGCGACAGCCCCCGCAACCACAACTACGTTCGGCAACCAATTTCGCCAATGGAGCCATTCGTGGCGTTTTGGGCCGATGGTGACCCAACGAAACTCGGTGAAAGCCACCTCTATTTCTGTGATTCGACCGGCGAGAACGTTTGGCGGTTACCTTATGAAATGAAAGGAGATTTCGCCAAACCTCAATGGATGGGGAAACCTTAG
- a CDS encoding SDR family NAD(P)-dependent oxidoreductase, with protein sequence MGELAGKRAIVSGASRGIGRGIALELARAGASVAVNYRSNPDEADEVVAECKSMGVEAFKVQADLADQAAAEAMIDQSVERLGGVDIVVSNAAYSDRHLMLESDMAEFRKTIDVSMWGAFYVVRSGASHLVRAGNGGNIVVISSPHAHLAMPGAMAYNMAKAANDQMARTAAIELAQHRVRCNIIHPGWIDTPGERKFFSEETLQREGEKLPWKRLGQPTEIGRGVVFLCRPESEYITGSTLTIDGGIQLPWRDMFRIEETASTAKPFESE encoded by the coding sequence ATGGGTGAGCTAGCCGGAAAGCGCGCGATCGTGAGCGGCGCGTCGCGAGGGATTGGACGCGGGATCGCTTTAGAACTGGCCCGCGCCGGGGCATCCGTCGCCGTCAACTACCGTTCGAATCCCGACGAGGCCGATGAAGTCGTCGCGGAGTGCAAGTCGATGGGAGTGGAGGCGTTCAAGGTCCAGGCGGATCTCGCCGATCAAGCAGCCGCCGAAGCGATGATCGATCAATCGGTTGAACGCCTCGGCGGTGTCGACATTGTCGTCAGTAACGCGGCGTACAGCGATCGACACCTAATGCTGGAATCGGACATGGCCGAATTCCGCAAGACAATCGATGTCAGCATGTGGGGCGCGTTCTACGTGGTTCGTTCGGGTGCCAGCCACTTGGTGCGTGCCGGCAACGGAGGCAACATCGTCGTCATCAGCAGCCCACACGCGCACTTAGCGATGCCGGGCGCGATGGCGTACAACATGGCCAAAGCGGCGAACGACCAGATGGCCCGGACGGCCGCGATCGAATTGGCCCAGCATCGGGTTCGCTGCAACATCATCCACCCGGGTTGGATCGACACACCGGGTGAACGAAAGTTCTTCTCCGAAGAAACGCTCCAGCGCGAGGGAGAGAAGCTGCCTTGGAAACGACTCGGCCAGCCCACCGAAATTGGACGTGGCGTTGTGTTCCTTTGCCGCCCGGAAAGCGAATACATCACCGGTAGCACGCTGACGATCGACGGCGGCATTCAGTTGCCTTGGCGTGACATGTTTCGAATCGAAGAAACCGCGTCGACCGCGAAGCCATTCGAATCGGAGTAA
- a CDS encoding DeoR/GlpR family DNA-binding transcription regulator translates to MVRTLSGSSRIPSETRSSSEGRRERLRMLIRQSGFSSLGELAESLSVSESTVRRDLELLEQTGEAQRTHGGVYWTGETSTIRAFEGRTDSTWAIKASIAAAAAELVEEHDTILLDGGSTTYELARRLVGRQLQVVTNSLPVAHLLSTSDSIDLVTIGGCVRGRMAVAIGPMAEAMLREINVRLAFMSVAGINERGFFNNNMMLVESEKAMLSTADRAYVVADSTKFGKVSLSHLCGLGDVDGIISDTGLSTQWKKQIEQAGVELVLADRDEKPNGNHLE, encoded by the coding sequence GTGGTTCGAACCTTGAGCGGATCGTCTCGAATTCCGTCAGAAACGCGCAGCTCCAGCGAAGGGCGGCGTGAACGGCTGCGAATGTTGATTCGGCAATCCGGATTCTCATCCTTGGGCGAACTTGCCGAATCGCTGTCGGTTAGCGAGTCCACGGTACGCCGCGACCTTGAGCTTCTGGAACAAACCGGAGAAGCGCAACGCACGCACGGTGGCGTTTATTGGACCGGCGAGACATCGACGATTCGAGCGTTCGAAGGCCGGACCGACTCGACCTGGGCGATCAAAGCCTCGATCGCGGCGGCAGCGGCGGAGCTGGTCGAAGAACACGACACGATTTTGCTCGACGGCGGTAGCACCACGTACGAATTGGCGCGGCGGTTGGTCGGACGGCAACTGCAAGTCGTCACCAACAGCTTGCCGGTCGCGCACTTACTCTCGACGAGCGACTCGATTGACCTGGTCACCATTGGTGGCTGCGTCCGTGGTCGCATGGCGGTCGCGATCGGTCCGATGGCCGAGGCGATGCTTCGTGAAATCAACGTTCGCTTGGCGTTCATGTCGGTCGCCGGAATCAACGAGCGTGGGTTCTTCAATAACAACATGATGTTGGTCGAAAGCGAGAAGGCGATGCTGTCGACCGCCGATCGTGCTTACGTCGTTGCCGACAGCACCAAGTTTGGCAAAGTCAGCTTGTCCCATCTGTGCGGATTAGGAGACGTCGATGGGATCATCAGTGACACCGGCTTGTCGACTCAGTGGAAAAAGCAGATCGAACAGGCTGGCGTGGAACTAGTGTTAGCAGACCGCGACGAGAAGCCAAACGGCAATCACCTTGAATAA
- the pduL gene encoding phosphate propanoyltransferase: MNAIEFDRAQIEALVRQAIRSGGLGSGNAALGAATGNPPGWVDGKPNLRVSISARHVHLTDEHVETLFGRGATLEPEKDLYQDGFYAAKQTVMVVGPRRRMLPSVRVLGPTRSASQVELAFTDSISLGIDAPVRHSGHIDGTPGCVLVGPAGSVQLEQGVIRAARHVHMNFADAAHYGVENGDMMRLKITSHECTTVFEDVLVRADEAAKLEVHIDTDEGNACHLDGASKVELTKSGCGCEK, translated from the coding sequence ATGAACGCGATTGAATTCGATCGAGCTCAAATCGAAGCTCTGGTCCGTCAAGCCATCCGGTCCGGCGGGCTTGGATCCGGCAATGCCGCCCTCGGAGCAGCGACCGGTAATCCTCCAGGTTGGGTCGACGGCAAGCCGAACCTGCGAGTGAGTATCTCGGCCCGTCACGTCCACCTGACGGACGAGCACGTCGAGACGTTGTTCGGTCGTGGCGCGACGCTTGAGCCGGAAAAGGACCTCTATCAAGACGGCTTTTATGCGGCCAAGCAAACCGTGATGGTCGTCGGCCCGCGGCGACGGATGCTGCCAAGCGTCCGGGTGCTTGGCCCGACCCGCTCGGCCAGCCAAGTGGAGTTGGCGTTCACCGATTCGATCTCGCTGGGCATCGACGCACCGGTTCGTCATAGCGGTCACATCGACGGAACCCCGGGTTGCGTTTTGGTGGGACCTGCCGGCAGCGTTCAACTGGAACAAGGCGTCATCCGCGCCGCCCGTCACGTGCACATGAACTTCGCCGATGCCGCCCATTACGGTGTCGAAAACGGCGACATGATGCGACTGAAGATCACCAGTCATGAATGCACGACGGTGTTCGAAGACGTCCTCGTGCGGGCCGACGAAGCGGCCAAGCTGGAAGTCCACATCGACACCGATGAAGGCAACGCATGCCATCTCGACGGTGCCTCGAAGGTCGAACTGACCAAGAGCGGCTGCGGCTGCGAAAAGTAA
- a CDS encoding BMC domain-containing protein, which yields MAKLNEALGMIETKGFVALVEAADAMMKAANVEYLGWDKVGSGMVSVFVSGDVAAVKAATDAGAAAAGRIGEVVSVQVIPRPHEDLAKVLKTGGTAAKK from the coding sequence ATGGCGAAATTGAATGAAGCACTCGGCATGATCGAAACCAAGGGATTCGTCGCCTTGGTCGAAGCCGCCGATGCGATGATGAAAGCGGCCAACGTCGAATACCTCGGCTGGGACAAGGTCGGCAGCGGCATGGTCAGCGTCTTTGTCAGCGGCGACGTCGCGGCAGTCAAAGCAGCCACCGACGCGGGCGCCGCGGCGGCCGGTCGAATCGGCGAAGTCGTCAGCGTGCAAGTGATCCCGCGTCCGCACGAAGACCTGGCCAAGGTTCTCAAGACCGGCGGTACGGCAGCGAAAAAATAG
- a CDS encoding BMC domain-containing protein: protein MNDAIGLIETKGLLALIEATDAMAKAANVQIVKRVDIGGGLVTTVVSGDVGSVRAAVEAGANAAAQAGELLSSHVIPRPAEGIAKAFLS from the coding sequence ATGAACGACGCAATCGGATTGATTGAAACCAAAGGCTTGTTGGCCCTGATCGAAGCGACCGACGCGATGGCCAAAGCCGCCAACGTGCAAATTGTCAAACGAGTCGACATCGGCGGTGGCTTGGTCACCACCGTTGTCAGCGGCGACGTCGGCAGCGTTCGCGCGGCAGTCGAAGCCGGAGCCAACGCGGCCGCCCAGGCCGGCGAACTGCTCAGCAGCCACGTGATCCCACGTCCGGCCGAAGGAATCGCCAAAGCTTTTTTGTCCTAG